A DNA window from bacterium contains the following coding sequences:
- the glgX gene encoding glycogen debranching protein GlgX: MRPAPRQRRASHEGAVCTSWTKWTRWTEWTGPWTRAPAVRALHDPHSPVAIGDVSPLVDRRRSPRFNASVQKPLPGNPYPLGATFDGRGTNFSLFSEVAEKVELCLFDEDGRETRHVLPEGTGFCHHGYLPSVGPGQRYGYRVHGPWAPAEGYRCNPAKLLLDPYAKAIEGPLAWGEAIFGHRFDAHDEKNDIDSAPHVPRAVVVQPHFDWQHDRPPATPWHETLIYETHVKGFTARHPEIPPEIRGTYAGFAHPVAIEYLKSLGVTAVELMPVHEFVHDGHLREKGLRNYWGYNTIGFFAPHNEYAHSDDPARIVTEFKFMVKTLHEAGIEVILDVVYNHTAEGNHLGPTLSFKGIDNAAYYRLADDDRRYYKDYTGTGNTLNMRHSMVLQLLMDSLRYWITEMHVDGFRFDLASALARSLHDVDRLSAFFHIIQQDPVISQAKLIAEPWDVGHGGYQVGKFPPLWTEWNGKFRDCIRDFWRGANQTLGEFASRLTGSSDLYEATGRRPYASINFVTCHDGFTLADLVSYNDKHNEANGEKNEDGEKHNRSWNCGVEGPTNDAAVLALRARQRRNLLATLLLAQGVPMLLGGDEIGRTQRGNNNGYAQDNEISWYDWENMDEDFLAFTRELIAFYQRHPVFQRRRWFQGRSIHGSGVHDIHWCTPDGADMTEADWRAGYAKSLGVFINGAGMTSTDAHGEPIVDDSFYIVFHAHHEPIDFTLPPREWGDGWTRVFDTAAGAFDDSGEVHAPGSVVKIEGRSVTLFIRSRA; this comes from the coding sequence ATGCGGCCGGCGCCAAGACAACGACGCGCATCGCACGAGGGAGCAGTCTGCACGTCATGGACAAAGTGGACCCGATGGACGGAATGGACCGGACCGTGGACGAGAGCACCCGCCGTCCGCGCACTCCACGATCCGCACTCGCCCGTCGCCATTGGCGATGTAAGCCCGCTCGTTGACCGTCGGCGGTCCCCGCGATTCAATGCTTCGGTGCAAAAGCCCCTTCCCGGCAATCCGTATCCCCTGGGCGCCACGTTCGATGGCCGCGGGACGAACTTTTCGCTGTTCTCGGAGGTCGCCGAGAAGGTCGAGCTTTGCCTGTTCGACGAGGACGGCCGCGAGACGCGTCACGTCCTGCCCGAGGGTACCGGATTTTGTCATCACGGCTACCTGCCGAGCGTCGGGCCGGGGCAACGCTACGGCTACCGCGTCCACGGTCCGTGGGCTCCCGCCGAAGGCTACCGTTGTAATCCCGCCAAGCTCCTTCTCGATCCGTACGCCAAGGCGATCGAGGGACCACTCGCCTGGGGCGAGGCCATCTTCGGCCATCGCTTCGACGCGCACGATGAAAAAAACGACATCGACAGCGCGCCGCACGTGCCAAGGGCGGTTGTCGTGCAACCGCATTTCGACTGGCAGCACGACAGGCCGCCGGCGACGCCCTGGCACGAAACGCTCATCTACGAAACGCACGTCAAGGGTTTCACGGCGCGGCACCCGGAGATCCCGCCGGAGATTCGCGGCACCTACGCCGGCTTCGCGCATCCGGTGGCGATCGAATATCTGAAGAGCCTCGGCGTCACGGCCGTCGAGCTGATGCCCGTGCACGAGTTCGTCCACGACGGCCACCTGCGCGAAAAGGGCCTGCGCAACTATTGGGGATACAACACCATCGGCTTTTTCGCGCCGCACAACGAATACGCGCACTCCGACGACCCCGCGCGCATCGTCACCGAATTCAAATTCATGGTGAAAACGCTGCACGAGGCCGGCATCGAGGTGATCCTCGACGTCGTTTATAACCACACGGCGGAGGGCAACCACCTTGGCCCCACGCTTTCGTTCAAGGGCATCGACAACGCCGCGTATTATCGCCTCGCGGACGACGACCGCCGCTACTACAAGGACTACACGGGCACCGGCAACACGCTCAATATGCGTCACTCGATGGTGCTCCAGTTGTTGATGGACTCGCTGCGCTACTGGATTACCGAGATGCACGTGGACGGTTTCCGCTTCGACCTCGCCAGCGCCTTGGCCCGTTCGCTGCACGACGTGGATCGGTTGTCCGCATTTTTTCACATCATCCAGCAGGACCCCGTCATCAGTCAGGCGAAGCTCATCGCCGAGCCCTGGGATGTCGGCCACGGCGGCTATCAGGTCGGGAAATTTCCGCCGCTCTGGACCGAATGGAACGGCAAGTTCCGCGATTGCATCCGCGACTTCTGGCGTGGCGCGAACCAGACGCTCGGCGAGTTCGCCTCCCGCCTCACCGGAAGTTCCGACCTCTATGAGGCGACCGGCCGCCGGCCGTACGCGAGCATCAACTTCGTCACCTGCCACGACGGATTCACGCTCGCGGATCTCGTCTCATACAACGACAAGCACAACGAAGCCAACGGCGAAAAAAACGAGGACGGCGAAAAACACAACCGCTCCTGGAATTGCGGCGTCGAGGGTCCGACGAACGATGCGGCCGTCCTCGCCCTGCGTGCGCGGCAGCGGCGCAATCTGCTGGCGACGCTCCTTCTCGCGCAGGGCGTGCCCATGCTTCTTGGCGGGGACGAGATCGGCCGCACGCAGCGCGGAAACAACAACGGTTATGCCCAGGACAACGAAATCTCCTGGTACGACTGGGAAAACATGGACGAGGATTTTCTCGCGTTCACGCGCGAACTTATCGCGTTTTATCAGCGGCACCCGGTCTTTCAGCGCCGCCGCTGGTTTCAGGGCCGCTCGATTCACGGCTCCGGCGTGCACGACATCCATTGGTGCACGCCCGACGGCGCCGACATGACCGAGGCTGATTGGCGCGCGGGATACGCCAAATCGCTCGGCGTGTTCATCAACGGCGCCGGCATGACCAGCACGGACGCGCACGGCGAGCCGATCGTGGACGACTCCTTTTACATCGTCTTTCACGCGCACCACGAACCGATCGACTTCACCCTGCCGCCAAGGGAATGGGGCGACGGCTGGACCCGGGTCTTCGACACCGCGGCCGGCGCCTTTGACGATTCCGGCGAGGTCCACGCGCCCGGATCGGTCGTCAAAATCGAGGGGCGAAGCGTCACGCTATTTATCCGGAGCCGCGCGTGA
- the corA gene encoding magnesium/cobalt transporter CorA has product MARPRLHFPRPALRRRMHQFRRRTAPGAPPGVLAADPESHATAITLVAFGPQDFVESSLDNIGEMPARGTFPVVWVNVIGLRDVEKIREVAIAFDLHRLAMEDVLNVHQRVKVEAYDDVLYVVTHAAETIAGGHLQKEQVSLFFGEGFVVSFQERPGDCFATVRDRLRNDAGRVRRMGADYLAYVLLDTVIDHYFPILEEFGERLDRVEDRVLFDVEPSTGRDVHEIKRELLALRRAAWPLRELLNTILREHDRFVTAETRLYYRDCYDHAIQIIDLLEIYRELAASLMDSYMSGMSVRLNEVMKVLTIIATIFIPLSFITGLYGMNFDTSSPLNMPELSWRFGYPFALGIMAATAGGLVFYFYRKGWFGDASNRNKHNRNEKTAKHEHR; this is encoded by the coding sequence ATGGCGCGACCGAGATTGCACTTTCCGCGTCCGGCGCTGCGCCGGCGGATGCACCAGTTCCGGCGACGCACCGCGCCCGGCGCTCCGCCGGGCGTGCTCGCCGCGGATCCCGAATCCCACGCCACCGCGATCACGCTGGTCGCGTTCGGTCCCCAGGATTTTGTCGAATCGTCTCTCGACAACATCGGCGAGATGCCGGCGCGCGGCACGTTTCCGGTCGTCTGGGTGAATGTGATCGGCCTGCGTGACGTGGAGAAGATCCGCGAGGTGGCGATCGCGTTCGATCTGCATCGCCTGGCGATGGAAGATGTGCTCAATGTCCACCAGCGTGTGAAGGTGGAGGCGTACGACGACGTGCTTTATGTCGTCACGCACGCGGCGGAAACGATCGCGGGCGGCCACCTGCAGAAGGAACAGGTGTCGCTTTTTTTCGGCGAAGGCTTCGTGGTGAGCTTTCAGGAGCGGCCGGGCGACTGTTTCGCGACGGTGCGCGACCGGCTGCGCAACGACGCGGGACGCGTGCGCCGCATGGGCGCGGATTATCTCGCGTACGTGCTTCTCGACACCGTCATCGACCACTATTTCCCGATCCTCGAGGAGTTCGGCGAGCGCCTTGACCGCGTGGAGGATCGGGTGCTTTTCGACGTCGAGCCCTCGACGGGCCGCGACGTTCACGAGATCAAGCGGGAGCTTCTGGCGCTTCGCCGGGCGGCGTGGCCGCTTCGCGAATTGTTGAACACGATTCTTCGCGAGCACGACCGCTTCGTCACCGCGGAGACGCGCCTGTATTACCGGGATTGCTACGACCACGCGATCCAGATCATCGACCTGCTGGAGATCTACCGCGAACTCGCGGCGAGCCTGATGGACAGCTACATGTCGGGCATGAGCGTGCGCCTGAACGAGGTGATGAAGGTGCTGACGATCATCGCGACGATCTTCATCCCGCTTTCGTTCATTACGGGCCTGTACGGCATGAACTTCGACACGTCTTCGCCGTTGAACATGCCGGAGCTTTCCTGGCGCTTCGGCTATCCCTTCGCGCTCGGCATCATGGCCGCTACGGCAGGCGGGCTGGTTTTCTATTTCTATCGGAAGGGGTGGTTTGGGGACGCTTCGAACCGAAATAAACACAACCGAAACGAAAAAACCGCCAAGCATGAGCACCGATAA
- a CDS encoding DUF1566 domain-containing protein, whose amino-acid sequence MYNCADRSRSGESGNGVDDGLQLEGTPRIVSLPEDEYKEYLCRRIDSVDESKKGDYRDPLLKSDDNLSPEELCELCEYDPEDPFDNPPDRRCNDVVELDGKSWTVCDTWYRTCHYCALKYVKKLRHPKFGGYGDWRLPTSNELMSIVDLESDVEWLGEPLFVHDIFKLNYSYVWACDAWMSKDDVPPRDRLYEAAVFNYTNLTLSAWPPAITNSATILAIRP is encoded by the coding sequence ATGTATAATTGCGCGGATCGGTCGCGAAGCGGAGAGTCGGGAAACGGCGTCGACGACGGTCTTCAATTAGAAGGAACGCCTCGTATCGTTTCATTGCCGGAAGATGAATACAAGGAATATCTATGCCGACGAATCGATTCCGTTGATGAAAGCAAGAAGGGAGATTATCGCGACCCGTTACTCAAGAGCGATGACAATTTGTCGCCGGAGGAGTTGTGCGAATTATGCGAATACGATCCAGAGGATCCATTCGACAATCCACCCGATCGAAGGTGCAATGATGTGGTCGAGTTAGACGGGAAAAGCTGGACGGTTTGTGACACGTGGTATAGAACGTGTCACTATTGTGCATTAAAATATGTAAAAAAATTGCGGCACCCAAAATTTGGTGGGTACGGCGACTGGCGATTACCGACGTCAAACGAATTGATGTCTATCGTCGACTTGGAAAGCGACGTCGAATGGCTCGGCGAACCGCTATTTGTCCATGATATATTTAAATTAAATTATTCGTATGTCTGGGCTTGCGACGCATGGATGTCAAAGGATGACGTGCCGCCGCGCGATCGGTTATACGAAGCGGCGGTATTCAATTATACGAACCTCACTTTATCCGCATGGCCGCCTGCTATTACCAACAGCGCAACTATTTTGGCAATTCGCCCATAG
- the treY gene encoding malto-oligosyltrehalose synthase → MTADRARVPLATYRLQLTGAFTFDDAANLADYLRDLGVTHLYLSPILQAAPQSVHGYDVVDHARISGELGGADGFRRLCAASRRAGLGQVLDIVPNHMSISHADNRWWFDVLENGPSSQYASFFDVDWDPPELRAGNKILMPILGDHYGRVLEAGEIRLVVENDRLLVGYHDHRLPLDPSSLAPIVGEAADAAGSDELAFLAGAFGRLPVATATDRASTTRRHRDKEVLHCLLARLAASDPAVAAAIGLAIKRRNDNVDLLDELLDRQNYRLAHWRTAGRELGYRRFFDINELVALRVEDDQVFIETHRLIVGWLRDGAIDGVRVDHPDGLRDPEPYFRRLRDAAPDAWIVAEKILQPGERLPETWPVAGTTGYDFLNTVRRPFCDPAAERTFVRFHEDFTGEPGDFAATARDRKHQVLREMFGSDMNRLTELLMRVIERHRRVRDYTRPEADQALRELATQWPVYRTYIRPETGRVEIRDRRIVRQAIRAAKAARPDIDPRLFDFLADVLNLRERGLVESDFVARFQQMTGPVAAKGIEDTALYNDVRFIAANEVGGDPAHFATSVGVFHLEMFDAAEWRPASMLATSTHDTKRGEDVRARLAVLSEMPREFFATVRRFAKANERHRKDGAPARRDEYLYYQTLVGAWPLDAERAVAYMRKAAREAKRETSWLRVNEAYENALESFARATLADAAFVADLETFVASILAPGRINALAQALVKFTAPGVPDIYQGCELWDLSLVDPDNRRPVDFEKRRAMLTELPNISAADAWSRADEGWPKLLVTHRALALRREHPKWFGPGADYR, encoded by the coding sequence GTGACGGCCGATCGCGCGCGCGTGCCGCTTGCGACCTATCGCCTGCAACTCACCGGCGCGTTTACCTTCGACGACGCCGCGAACCTCGCGGACTACCTACGCGATCTCGGCGTGACGCATCTCTACCTTTCGCCCATCCTCCAGGCGGCGCCGCAAAGCGTGCACGGTTACGATGTCGTCGATCATGCGCGCATCAGCGGGGAACTTGGCGGCGCCGACGGGTTTCGCCGGTTGTGCGCCGCGTCGCGGCGGGCCGGGCTCGGGCAGGTGCTCGACATCGTTCCGAACCACATGTCGATCTCGCACGCCGACAACCGCTGGTGGTTCGACGTTCTGGAAAACGGCCCGTCGAGCCAGTACGCGTCGTTTTTCGACGTCGATTGGGACCCGCCCGAGCTGCGCGCCGGCAACAAGATCCTGATGCCGATTCTTGGCGACCATTACGGCCGCGTGCTCGAGGCCGGCGAAATTCGTCTCGTCGTCGAAAACGATCGCCTGCTCGTGGGCTACCACGACCACCGCCTGCCGCTTGATCCGTCGTCGCTTGCGCCGATCGTCGGCGAGGCCGCGGACGCCGCGGGCTCCGACGAGCTGGCGTTTCTCGCCGGCGCGTTCGGCCGCCTTCCCGTTGCCACCGCGACCGATCGCGCCAGCACCACGCGCCGGCATCGCGACAAGGAGGTGTTGCATTGTTTGCTCGCCCGCCTTGCGGCGAGCGATCCCGCCGTAGCCGCCGCGATCGGCCTGGCCATCAAACGGCGCAACGACAACGTCGATCTTCTCGACGAGCTGCTCGACCGGCAAAACTACCGCCTCGCCCACTGGCGCACCGCCGGGCGCGAGCTTGGATATCGCCGTTTTTTCGACATCAATGAGCTTGTCGCGCTGCGTGTGGAGGACGATCAGGTCTTCATCGAGACGCACCGCCTCATCGTCGGCTGGCTGCGCGACGGCGCGATCGACGGCGTGCGCGTCGATCATCCCGACGGCCTGCGAGATCCGGAGCCGTATTTCCGCCGCCTGCGCGACGCCGCACCGGATGCGTGGATCGTCGCCGAAAAGATCTTGCAACCCGGCGAGCGCCTGCCCGAAACGTGGCCCGTCGCGGGAACGACCGGCTATGACTTTCTGAACACGGTGCGCCGCCCTTTTTGCGATCCCGCCGCCGAGCGCACGTTTGTGCGATTCCATGAGGACTTCACCGGCGAGCCGGGCGACTTTGCCGCCACCGCGCGCGACCGCAAGCATCAGGTCCTTCGCGAGATGTTCGGCTCCGACATGAACCGATTGACGGAATTGCTCATGCGCGTGATCGAGCGCCATCGACGCGTGCGCGATTACACGCGCCCGGAGGCGGATCAGGCGTTGCGCGAGCTTGCCACGCAATGGCCCGTGTATCGCACATACATCCGCCCGGAAACCGGCCGCGTCGAAATCCGCGATCGGCGCATCGTGCGTCAGGCGATCCGCGCCGCGAAGGCCGCGCGCCCGGACATCGATCCGCGCCTGTTCGATTTTCTCGCGGACGTCCTTAATCTTCGCGAGCGCGGGCTGGTCGAGTCCGACTTCGTCGCGCGTTTTCAGCAGATGACCGGACCGGTCGCCGCCAAAGGCATCGAGGACACCGCGCTCTACAACGACGTGCGTTTCATAGCCGCGAACGAAGTCGGCGGCGATCCCGCGCATTTCGCGACCTCGGTCGGGGTGTTTCATCTTGAGATGTTCGATGCCGCGGAATGGCGCCCCGCATCCATGCTCGCCACCTCCACGCATGACACCAAGCGCGGCGAGGATGTGCGCGCGCGGCTCGCGGTGCTGTCCGAAATGCCGCGCGAGTTTTTCGCGACGGTGCGTCGATTCGCGAAAGCGAACGAGCGGCACCGCAAGGACGGCGCCCCGGCGCGGCGCGACGAATATCTCTATTACCAGACGCTCGTCGGCGCGTGGCCGCTCGACGCCGAACGCGCGGTGGCTTATATGCGAAAGGCCGCGCGCGAGGCCAAGCGCGAAACGTCCTGGCTTCGCGTCAACGAAGCGTACGAAAACGCTCTCGAGTCCTTCGCGCGAGCCACTCTCGCCGACGCGGCGTTTGTCGCCGACCTGGAAACCTTTGTCGCGTCGATCCTCGCGCCGGGGCGCATCAACGCGCTCGCGCAGGCGCTCGTCAAATTCACCGCGCCCGGCGTGCCGGATATCTACCAGGGCTGCGAACTGTGGGATCTTTCGCTCGTCGATCCCGACAACCGCCGTCCCGTGGATTTTGAAAAACGCCGCGCGATGCTCACCGAACTCCCCAACATCTCGGCGGCCGACGCATGGTCGCGCGCGGACGAGGGCTGGCCCAAACTTCTCGTCACGCACCGCGCGCTCGCGCTGCGTCGCGAGCACCCGAAATGGTTCGGGCCGGGCGCGGATTATCGAG